One part of the Chrysemys picta bellii isolate R12L10 chromosome 14, ASM1138683v2, whole genome shotgun sequence genome encodes these proteins:
- the UTP4 gene encoding U3 small nucleolar RNA-associated protein 4 homolog isoform X1, which translates to MGEFQVHRVRFFAYVPAGIRCVAHSPRSARLALARTDGALEVYNFAANYFQEKGIPGHETRSTEALCWTAGDRLFGAGLGGDISEYDLEKLRVKYSLDGFGGPIWSMAADPSGTQLAVGCEDGSVKLFQVLPDKIQFERSLDRQKGRVMSLSWHPSGTRIAVGSIDLLRVFDVKSGHAIQRILVDRRLQGLYSRECVVWSVAFLSNGTIVSSDSVGKVQFWDSEKGTLLETHPVSSSAVLCLAVSEEEDSIVVGTSEGAVYQFQLLPVKWGSAESKWVRTKPFQHHTHDVRAVAHSATALISGGLDAQLVIRPLMEKVHGKGYDAALRKFTFPHRRLVSCAKKAGLLLFQFPQHLELWRLGATNSAGKDGDILPVSRAPEHLLQLKSKGPEHICCSCISLCGSWIAYSTASRLHLHRVHLENGSVSVKRVSKVPKLLCSAHQLLCSADSTSLFVASDQGAVHVLKLLEPGGCGHLQTLRPNSGSAEAVYLLAASADGDWLAAAGGDWEINVYSLRHFKPHCTVPAYNCAVTALAIHPVTNNLVITHSDQQVFEFSIPDREYTTWSRKVQQHGLHKGWLERDMPITHIAFNPKQPAHILLHDTHMFCILDKSLPLPDDATPLMNQTSLKQLSEKARRGHAHAFKICKKYQPLLFVDLLEEGSLVVVERPLMDIKTQLPPPVQQKKFGT; encoded by the exons GGTATCCCAGGCCATGAGACGAGATCCACAGAGGCGCTGTGCTGGACAGCTGGGGATCGGCTCTTCGGAGCAGGCCTGGGCGGAGACATCAGCGAGTATGATTTAGAGAAGCTGCGAGTCAAGTACTCCCTGGATGGCTTTGGGGGCCCCATCTGGAGCATGGCGGCTGATCCCAGTGGCACTCAGCTAGCA GTTGGCTGTGAGGACGGGTCAGTGAAGCTTTTCCAAGTCTTGCCTGATAAAATCCAGTTTGAGAGGAGCCTGGACCGGCAGAAAG GACGTGTCATGTCCCTCTCCTGGCATCCCTCTGGGACCCGCATTGCTGTTGGCTCCATCGACCTTCTCCGAGTCTTCGACGTCAAATCAG GCCATGCCATCCAGCGGATCCTGGTGGACCGGCGCCTGCAGGGGCTGTACAGCCGCGAGTGCGTGGTGTGGAGCGTGGCGTTCCTGTCCAACGGCACCATCGTCAGCTCCGATTCGGTGGGGAAGGTGCAGTTCTGGGACTCGGAGAAAGGAACCCTCCTGGAGACCCACCCAGTCAGCAGCTCGGCTGTGCTGTGTCTCGCTGTGTCTGAG gaggaaGACAGCATCGTGGTGGGCACTTCGGAGGGGGCAGTGTACCAGTTCCAGCTGCTGCCGGTGAAGTGGGGCAGTGCTGAGAGCAAGTGGGTGCGGACGAAGCCGTTCCAGCATCACACCCATGACGTGCGGGCCGTGGCACACAGCGCAACAGCACTCATCTCTGGAG GCCTGGATGCCCAGCTGGTGATCCGCCCGCTCATGGAGAAGGTGCATGGAAAGGGCTATGATGCTGCCCTCCGGAAATTCACCTTCCCCCAT CGACGCCTCGTCTCATGCGCTAAGAAGGCTGGGCTCCTCCTCTTCCAGTTCCCCCAACACCTGGAGCTCTGGAGACTCGGAGCCACCAATTCCGCAG GGAAGGATGGTGATATCCTGCCAGTTTCCCGTGCCCCTGAGCACTTGCTGCAGCTGAAGAGCAAG GGCCCGGAGCACATCTGTTGCAGCTGCATCTCGCTGTGTGGCAGCTGGATCGCCTATTCCACGGCCTCCAGGCTTCATCTGCACAGAGTGCACTTGGAGAACGGCAGCGTCAGTGTCAAGAGG GTCTCCAAGGTGCCCAAGCTGCTGTGCTCAGCccaccagctcctgtgctccgcCGACTCCACCAGTCTGTTCGTGGCCTCCGATCAGGGTGCCGTTCATGTCCTCAAGCTCCTGGAGCCAGGGGGCTGCGGGCACCTGCAGACCCTCCGCCCAAACTCAG GAAGCGCCGAGGCTGTGTACCTGCTGGCAGCGAGCGCggatggggactggctggctgccGCTGGTGGGGACTGGGAGATCAACGTCTACAGCCTGAGACACTTCAAG CCCCACTGCACGGTGCCTGCCTACAACTGCGCGGTGACTGCCCTAGCCATTCACCCCGTGACCAATAACCTCGTCATCACCCACTCGGACCAGCAG GTGTTTGAGTTCAGCATCCCCGACAGAGAATACACCACGTGGAGCAGGAAGGTGCAGCAGCACGGGCTGCATAAGGGTTGGCTGGAGCGGGACATGCCCATCACCCATATCGCCTTTAACCCCAAGCAGCCAGCGCACATCCTCCTCCATGACACACACATGTTCTGCATCCTCGACAAGTCACTG CCTCTCCCTGACGATGCAACCCCGCTGATGAATCAGACTAGCTTGAAGCAACTCTCAGAGAAGGCCAGGCGGGGCCATGCTCACGCCTTCAAGATCTGCAAAAAGTACCAG cccctgctgtttGTGGACCTGCTGGAGGAGGGCTCCCTGGTGGTGGTGGAGCGGCCCCTGATGGACATCAAGACACAGCTGCCCCCACCTGTCCAACAGAAGAAGTTTGGCACCTAA
- the UTP4 gene encoding U3 small nucleolar RNA-associated protein 4 homolog isoform X2, protein MGEFQVHRVRFFAYVPAGIRCVAHSPRSARLALARTDGALEVYNFAANYFQEKGIPGHETRSTEALCWTAGDRLFGAGLGGDISEYDLEKLRVKYSLDGFGGPIWSMAADPSGTQLAVGCEDGSVKLFQVLPDKIQFERSLDRQKGRVMSLSWHPSGTRIAVGSIDLLRVFDVKSGHAIQRILVDRRLQGLYSRECVVWSVAFLSNGTIVSSDSVGKVQFWDSEKGTLLETHPVSSSAVLCLAVSEEEDSIVVGTSEGAVYQFQLLPVKWGSAESKWVRTKPFQHHTHDVRAVAHSATALISGGLDAQLVIRPLMEKVHGKGYDAALRKFTFPHRRLVSCAKKAGLLLFQFPQHLELWRLGATNSAGKDGDILPVSRAPEHLLQLKSKGPEHICCSCISLCGSWIAYSTASRLHLHRVHLENGSVSVKRVSKVPKLLCSAHQLLCSADSTSLFVASDQGAVHVLKLLEPGGCGHLQTLRPNSGSAEAVYLLAASADGDWLAAAGGDWEINVYSLRHFKPHCTVPAYNCAVTALAIHPVTNNLVITHSDQQVFEFSIPDREYTTWSRKVQQHGLHKGWLERDMPITHIAFNPKQPAHILLHDTHMFCILDKSLPLPDDATPLMNQTSLKQLSEKARRGHAHAFKICKKYQGLGQ, encoded by the exons GGTATCCCAGGCCATGAGACGAGATCCACAGAGGCGCTGTGCTGGACAGCTGGGGATCGGCTCTTCGGAGCAGGCCTGGGCGGAGACATCAGCGAGTATGATTTAGAGAAGCTGCGAGTCAAGTACTCCCTGGATGGCTTTGGGGGCCCCATCTGGAGCATGGCGGCTGATCCCAGTGGCACTCAGCTAGCA GTTGGCTGTGAGGACGGGTCAGTGAAGCTTTTCCAAGTCTTGCCTGATAAAATCCAGTTTGAGAGGAGCCTGGACCGGCAGAAAG GACGTGTCATGTCCCTCTCCTGGCATCCCTCTGGGACCCGCATTGCTGTTGGCTCCATCGACCTTCTCCGAGTCTTCGACGTCAAATCAG GCCATGCCATCCAGCGGATCCTGGTGGACCGGCGCCTGCAGGGGCTGTACAGCCGCGAGTGCGTGGTGTGGAGCGTGGCGTTCCTGTCCAACGGCACCATCGTCAGCTCCGATTCGGTGGGGAAGGTGCAGTTCTGGGACTCGGAGAAAGGAACCCTCCTGGAGACCCACCCAGTCAGCAGCTCGGCTGTGCTGTGTCTCGCTGTGTCTGAG gaggaaGACAGCATCGTGGTGGGCACTTCGGAGGGGGCAGTGTACCAGTTCCAGCTGCTGCCGGTGAAGTGGGGCAGTGCTGAGAGCAAGTGGGTGCGGACGAAGCCGTTCCAGCATCACACCCATGACGTGCGGGCCGTGGCACACAGCGCAACAGCACTCATCTCTGGAG GCCTGGATGCCCAGCTGGTGATCCGCCCGCTCATGGAGAAGGTGCATGGAAAGGGCTATGATGCTGCCCTCCGGAAATTCACCTTCCCCCAT CGACGCCTCGTCTCATGCGCTAAGAAGGCTGGGCTCCTCCTCTTCCAGTTCCCCCAACACCTGGAGCTCTGGAGACTCGGAGCCACCAATTCCGCAG GGAAGGATGGTGATATCCTGCCAGTTTCCCGTGCCCCTGAGCACTTGCTGCAGCTGAAGAGCAAG GGCCCGGAGCACATCTGTTGCAGCTGCATCTCGCTGTGTGGCAGCTGGATCGCCTATTCCACGGCCTCCAGGCTTCATCTGCACAGAGTGCACTTGGAGAACGGCAGCGTCAGTGTCAAGAGG GTCTCCAAGGTGCCCAAGCTGCTGTGCTCAGCccaccagctcctgtgctccgcCGACTCCACCAGTCTGTTCGTGGCCTCCGATCAGGGTGCCGTTCATGTCCTCAAGCTCCTGGAGCCAGGGGGCTGCGGGCACCTGCAGACCCTCCGCCCAAACTCAG GAAGCGCCGAGGCTGTGTACCTGCTGGCAGCGAGCGCggatggggactggctggctgccGCTGGTGGGGACTGGGAGATCAACGTCTACAGCCTGAGACACTTCAAG CCCCACTGCACGGTGCCTGCCTACAACTGCGCGGTGACTGCCCTAGCCATTCACCCCGTGACCAATAACCTCGTCATCACCCACTCGGACCAGCAG GTGTTTGAGTTCAGCATCCCCGACAGAGAATACACCACGTGGAGCAGGAAGGTGCAGCAGCACGGGCTGCATAAGGGTTGGCTGGAGCGGGACATGCCCATCACCCATATCGCCTTTAACCCCAAGCAGCCAGCGCACATCCTCCTCCATGACACACACATGTTCTGCATCCTCGACAAGTCACTG CCTCTCCCTGACGATGCAACCCCGCTGATGAATCAGACTAGCTTGAAGCAACTCTCAGAGAAGGCCAGGCGGGGCCATGCTCACGCCTTCAAGATCTGCAAAAAGTACCAG ggTCTTGGGCAGTAG